In the genome of Ctenopharyngodon idella isolate HZGC_01 chromosome 19, HZGC01, whole genome shotgun sequence, one region contains:
- the zgc:153441 gene encoding retinol-DH_like_SDR_c domain-containing protein, translating to MTCISLSQPRKLWEELKENRLAKYGAVTAVTAISLVLLRKWIAGGVCHCRVRLDGKTVVITGANTGIGKETAHDLAMRGARVVMACRDLSKAEKAAAEIRRSTGNGNIVVRHLNLASLFSVRQFAHEYTATENRLDILINNAGVMMCPKSLTEDGYETQFAVNHLGHFLLTVLLLDMLKKSSPSRVINVSSIAHKGGKINFDDLNFNKAPYDSLVSYRQSKLANLLFTRELARRIKGSGVAVYSLHPGVIRTELGRYVQTRYPLLSALLSFPALLLMKTPNQGAQTSIFCAVAEGLESHSGCYFSDCKLKEPAPEGKDDLAALRLWKISAKLVGYEED from the exons ATGACATGTATCTCTCTATCCCAGCCACGAAAACTGTGGGAGGAACTGAAGGAAAATCGCCTCGCCAAATACGGTGCAGTAACTGCGGTCACAGCTATTA GTTTGGTTCTGCTGAGAAAATGGATTGCAGGTGGAGTGTGCCACTGTCGGGTGCGACTGGATGGGAAGACGGTCGTCATTACTGGCGCCAACACTGGCATTGGAAAAGAGACGGCACATGACTTGGCCATGAGAG GGGCTCGGGTTGTGATGGCTTGTCGAGATCTTTCAAAAGCAGAAAAGGCTGCGGCAGAGATTCGCAGATCTACAGGAAATGGCAACATAGTAGTTCGGCACTTAAACCTGGCATCTCTGTTCTCCGTACGGCAGTTTGCACATGAATACACTGCCACTGAGAATCGACTGGATATACTTATTAACAATGCTG GAGTGATGATGTGCCCTAAAAGCCTTACAGAGGATGGCTATGAAACCCAGTTTGCTGTCAATCATTTGGGCCATTTCCTCCTGACTGTTCTGCTCCTGGACATGCTGAAGAAGTCTAGCCCTAGTCGAGTTATCAATGTATCCAGTATTGCTCACAAAGGAG GTAAGATCAACTTTGATGACCTTAACTTCAACAAGGCACCGTATGATTCCTTGGTCAGCTACAGGCAGAGCAAACTTGCCAACCTGCTGTTTACTCGCGAGTTAGCACGGAGGATTAAAG GGTCTGGTGTAGCGGTGTACTCCCTTCACCCTGGAGTAATCCGCACTGAACTGGGACGTTACGTGCAGACCCGCTACCCTCTGCTCAGTGCCCTGTTGTCTTTTCCTGCTCTCTTACTGATGAAAACCCCCAATCAAGGTGCTCAGACGTCCATCTTCTGTGCGGTTGCTGAGGGGTTGGAATCTCACAGTGGCTGCTATTTCAG TGATTGTAAGCTGAAAGAACCAGCTCCTGAAGGTAAAGATGATCTCGCTGCTCTGCGATTATGGAAAATAAGTGCAAAGCTTGTGGGCTATGAAGAGGACTAA